Proteins encoded by one window of Lathyrus oleraceus cultivar Zhongwan6 chromosome 1, CAAS_Psat_ZW6_1.0, whole genome shotgun sequence:
- the LOC127084996 gene encoding glycine-rich RNA-binding protein RZ1A: MSDSDEFRCFIGGLAWSTSDRKLKEAFEKYGKLLEAKVVVDKFSGRSRGFGFVTFDDKEAMEEAIEAMNGIDLDGRTITVDKAQPQGNRDDDDRRGGRDSRDRNRGRDYGGGRGSNGGECFKCGKPGHFARECPSEGGERGGRYGGRESRYSGGYGPERNGGGRDRDGGGRDRDGGGRDRDGGGRDRDGGGRDRDGGGRDRDGSGRDRDRAGPYERRGSSGGYR; the protein is encoded by the exons ATGTCTGATTCGGATGAGTTTCGTTGCTTCATTGGTGGCCTTGCATGGTCAACCTCGGATAGAAAGTTAAAGGAAGCATTTGAAAAGTATGGCAAGCTTCTTGAGGCTAAG GTTGTGGTTGACAAATTCTCTGGGCGTTCTCGTGGTTTTGGGTTTGTCACATTTGATGACAAGGAAGCAATGGAAGAGGCTATTGAGGCCATGAATGGAATTGACTTGGATGGTCGAACTATTACTGTAGATAAAGCCCAACCTCAAGGAAATAGAGACGATGATGATCGTCGAGGTGGTCGTGACTCACGTGATCGCAATCGTGGCCGAGATTATGGAGGTGGTCGAGGGTCTAATGGCGGTGAATGCTTCAAGTGTGGTAAACCTGGTCATTTTGCAAGAGAATGTCCTAGTGAAGGAGGAGAAAGAGGGGGGAGATATGGTGGAAGAGAAAGTAGATATAGCGGTGGCTATGGTCCTGAGAGGAATGGTGGCGGTCGTGATAGGGATGGTGGCGGTCGTGATAGGGATGGTGGTGGGCGTGACAGGGATGGTGGAGGTCGTGATAGGGATGGTGGAGGTCGTGATAGGGATGGTGGTGGGCGTGACAGGGATGGTAGCGGTCGTGACAGGGATCGTGCTGGACCATATGAGCGTCGTGGATCATCTGGAGGTTATCGTTGA